One Mycolicibacterium fluoranthenivorans DNA window includes the following coding sequences:
- a CDS encoding alpha/beta fold hydrolase, with protein MKTEVYRSLSGQRAVESRYREHLQRWTVPLRQRTVATREGETFVVDCGPTEAPPVVLLHGAGSNSAIWHADAPRWSLTHRLYMVDVIGEPGLSAPSRPPRSSDAYALWLDDVLDGLGVDTAALVGVSLGGWLATDYAIRRTGRVQRLALRAPGGIGRQRYGAVFAALALMPFGDRGTRLALRIVLGPGNIPDPVIDYMLAIHRNYRPRHDTLPVFSDTDLKSITAPLFVALGARDRMISSRDTAARLTRLQPTASIKVLADVGHGTVDDGDELHTFLSQGAKP; from the coding sequence GTGAAAACCGAGGTCTACCGCTCACTATCGGGCCAGCGGGCAGTCGAGAGCCGCTACCGCGAGCACCTTCAGCGCTGGACCGTTCCGCTGCGACAGCGCACCGTCGCCACACGCGAGGGCGAGACCTTCGTCGTGGACTGCGGACCCACCGAGGCGCCACCGGTCGTATTGCTGCATGGCGCGGGAAGCAACAGCGCGATCTGGCACGCTGACGCGCCGCGCTGGTCACTGACCCACAGGCTGTACATGGTCGACGTCATTGGCGAGCCCGGATTGAGCGCACCATCTCGACCGCCACGAAGCTCCGACGCCTATGCACTGTGGCTCGACGACGTCCTCGATGGGTTGGGCGTCGACACAGCTGCCCTGGTAGGGGTGTCGTTGGGTGGTTGGCTGGCAACCGATTACGCGATCCGCCGGACCGGCCGCGTCCAACGACTGGCGCTGCGCGCCCCGGGCGGTATCGGCCGCCAACGCTACGGTGCCGTGTTCGCCGCACTGGCCCTCATGCCATTCGGAGACCGCGGTACGCGTCTTGCCCTTCGGATCGTGCTTGGACCGGGCAACATCCCCGATCCCGTCATCGACTACATGCTTGCGATCCACCGCAACTACCGTCCCCGCCACGACACGCTGCCCGTCTTCTCCGACACGGACCTGAAGTCCATCACCGCACCACTTTTCGTCGCGCTGGGTGCACGCGACCGCATGATCAGCTCGCGCGACACCGCCGCGCGCTTGACACGCCTACAGCCCACGGCATCAATCAAAGTCCTCGCCGATGTGGGCCACGGCACCGTCGATGACGGCGATGAACTTCACACGTTTCTGAGTCAAGGCGCGAAACCGTGA
- a CDS encoding TM0106 family RecB-like putative nuclease, which yields MFVADDRVIYSASDLAAAARCEYALLRSFDAQLGRGPKVSAADELLARTAALGHDHEQRHLQELRAEDAVTVIGRPPYTVAGLTAAAEQTMAAVQRRAPAIYQAAMFDGRFAGFADFLHLETGPAGQRYRLRDTKLSRSVKVEALLQLAAYADALTTAGVPVAAEVELVLGDGAVSRYQVDELLPVYLPRRAALQRLLDEHLAGDAPVSWADERVRACFRCPECSVQVKETDDLLLVAGMRTSQRARLIDAGIGTVHQLAAHEGAVPELSKRTVTALTAQARLQIAERIDGKPPFEVVDAQPLMVLPDADKGDLFFDFEGDPLWTVNGRDWGLEYLWGVLTVADEFTPFWAHDREAERRALVDFLAMVRKRLKRYPKMHIYHYAAYEKSTLLRLAGRYGVGENEVDDLLRNGILVDLYPLVRKSIRVGTESYSIKYLEPLYMGDELRDGEVTNAADSITQYARYCALRDEGDADEAANVLKEIEDYNRYDCRSTRRLRDWLVARAIESSVPPRGPQPLRDKAAQDEVEVADALDRTLMKFAGDGIEERTPEQTAVAMVAAARGFHKREDKPFWWAHFDRVNNPVDEWSDNSDVFVAERAEVVNDWHQPPKARKPQRHVRLTGELANGGLAHDMYALYDPPAPVGLADDPDRRAFGSVAVLECDDPEVPTAVVICEREPKGGSTFDQLPFALTPGPPINTTPLQESIADTAAAVGAGLPELPADAVTDILLRRAPRLVGGGPLPRTGDVAADMGTALLALDSSYLAVHGPPGTGKTFTSAKVIERLVNGHGWRVGVVAQSHAVVENLFRDVIAAGVVGARVGKKVNTANSGWTALTNPEFAGFIANNEGCVVGGTGWDFANANKIPRRALDLLVIEEAGQYSLANTIAVAPSARNLMLLGDPQQLPQVSQGTHPEPVDGSALGWLVDGHHTLPEERGYFLDYSFRMHPAVCGPISRLSYDGRLRAREEVSGARYLEGVAPGVRVLTVDHDGNSTDSPEEAQAIVAEITALLGTPWTDEHGTVALAAHHVLGVTPYNAQVVTLRRALDAAGLTEVEVGTVDKFQGRQAPVVFVSMATSSAEEAPRGVSFLFNRNRLNVAVSRAKYTAFLVRSAHLTDYLPVTPDRLIELGAFLALTS from the coding sequence GTGTTCGTGGCCGACGATCGTGTGATCTACAGCGCCTCCGACCTCGCGGCCGCGGCCCGGTGTGAGTACGCGCTGCTGCGTTCGTTCGACGCGCAACTGGGCCGTGGCCCGAAGGTGTCGGCCGCCGACGAACTGCTGGCCCGCACCGCCGCGCTCGGCCACGACCACGAGCAGCGCCACCTGCAGGAACTGCGCGCCGAGGACGCGGTCACCGTGATCGGCCGGCCGCCCTACACGGTCGCGGGTCTCACCGCCGCGGCCGAGCAGACCATGGCCGCGGTGCAGCGCCGGGCACCCGCGATCTATCAGGCGGCGATGTTCGACGGCCGGTTCGCCGGGTTCGCCGACTTCCTGCACCTCGAGACTGGTCCGGCCGGGCAGCGCTACCGGCTCCGGGATACCAAACTGTCCCGGTCGGTGAAGGTGGAGGCGCTGCTGCAGCTGGCCGCCTATGCCGACGCCCTGACCACCGCCGGTGTCCCGGTGGCTGCCGAGGTGGAGCTGGTGCTCGGCGACGGCGCGGTGTCGCGGTACCAGGTCGACGAACTGCTGCCGGTCTACCTGCCGCGGCGCGCGGCCCTGCAGCGGTTGCTCGACGAGCATCTGGCCGGCGACGCACCGGTGTCCTGGGCGGACGAGCGGGTGCGCGCCTGTTTCCGCTGCCCCGAGTGCAGCGTGCAGGTGAAGGAGACCGATGACCTCCTGCTGGTCGCCGGGATGCGCACCAGCCAGCGGGCCCGGCTGATCGACGCCGGCATCGGCACGGTGCACCAGTTGGCCGCCCACGAGGGCGCGGTGCCCGAACTGTCCAAGCGCACCGTGACGGCGCTGACCGCACAGGCGCGACTGCAGATCGCCGAGCGGATCGACGGCAAACCACCGTTCGAGGTCGTCGACGCGCAGCCGCTGATGGTGCTGCCCGACGCCGACAAGGGCGACCTGTTCTTCGATTTCGAGGGCGATCCGCTGTGGACGGTCAACGGCCGCGACTGGGGCCTGGAGTACCTGTGGGGCGTGCTGACCGTCGCCGACGAGTTCACCCCTTTCTGGGCGCACGACCGGGAAGCCGAACGCCGGGCACTCGTCGATTTCCTGGCGATGGTGCGCAAGCGGTTGAAGCGCTATCCGAAGATGCACATCTATCACTATGCGGCGTATGAGAAGAGCACCCTGCTGCGGCTGGCCGGCCGGTACGGCGTCGGCGAGAACGAGGTGGACGACCTGCTGCGCAACGGGATTCTGGTCGACCTGTACCCGTTGGTGCGTAAGAGCATTCGGGTCGGCACCGAGAGTTACAGCATCAAGTACCTCGAACCGCTGTACATGGGTGACGAGCTGCGCGACGGCGAGGTGACCAATGCCGCCGACTCCATCACCCAATACGCCCGGTACTGCGCCCTGCGCGACGAGGGCGATGCCGACGAGGCAGCCAACGTGCTCAAGGAGATCGAGGACTACAACCGCTACGACTGCCGCTCCACGCGCCGGTTGCGCGACTGGCTGGTGGCCCGGGCCATCGAATCATCGGTCCCGCCCCGCGGACCGCAACCGTTGCGGGACAAGGCGGCTCAGGACGAAGTCGAGGTCGCCGACGCGCTCGATCGCACCCTGATGAAGTTCGCGGGCGACGGTATCGAGGAACGCACCCCCGAGCAGACCGCCGTCGCGATGGTGGCCGCCGCCCGCGGATTCCACAAACGCGAGGACAAACCGTTCTGGTGGGCGCACTTCGACCGCGTCAACAATCCGGTCGACGAATGGTCGGACAACAGTGATGTTTTCGTCGCCGAACGAGCCGAAGTCGTCAACGACTGGCACCAGCCGCCCAAGGCGCGCAAGCCCCAACGTCACGTCCGACTGACCGGCGAACTCGCCAATGGCGGACTCGCGCACGACATGTACGCGCTCTACGACCCGCCGGCACCCGTGGGCCTGGCCGATGATCCCGACCGCCGCGCGTTCGGATCGGTCGCGGTGCTCGAATGCGACGACCCTGAGGTTCCGACGGCGGTCGTGATCTGTGAGCGGGAACCGAAGGGCGGCAGCACCTTCGATCAGTTGCCCTTTGCGCTGACACCCGGTCCGCCGATCAACACCACACCGCTGCAGGAGTCGATCGCCGATACCGCGGCGGCGGTCGGAGCGGGACTACCCGAGCTGCCCGCCGATGCCGTCACCGACATCCTGCTGCGCCGTGCACCGCGCCTGGTCGGCGGTGGGCCGCTGCCTCGCACCGGCGACGTGGCCGCGGATATGGGCACCGCGCTGCTGGCCCTGGACTCGTCGTACCTGGCCGTGCACGGCCCGCCCGGCACCGGCAAGACGTTCACCTCCGCCAAGGTCATCGAACGGTTGGTCAACGGGCATGGCTGGCGCGTCGGCGTGGTGGCCCAATCACACGCCGTGGTGGAGAACCTGTTCCGCGATGTCATCGCCGCCGGGGTCGTCGGTGCACGGGTGGGCAAGAAGGTCAACACGGCGAACTCCGGCTGGACCGCGCTGACCAACCCCGAGTTCGCAGGTTTCATCGCGAACAACGAGGGCTGTGTCGTGGGCGGAACGGGGTGGGACTTCGCCAATGCCAACAAGATCCCGAGGCGGGCACTGGACCTTCTGGTCATCGAAGAGGCCGGTCAGTACAGTCTGGCCAACACCATCGCCGTGGCCCCGTCGGCCCGCAATCTGATGCTGCTGGGCGACCCGCAGCAGCTGCCGCAGGTCAGTCAGGGTACCCATCCCGAGCCGGTCGACGGTTCCGCATTGGGCTGGCTGGTCGACGGGCATCACACGCTGCCCGAGGAGCGAGGCTACTTCCTCGACTACTCGTTCCGGATGCACCCCGCCGTGTGCGGACCCATCTCCCGATTGTCCTATGACGGCCGCCTTCGAGCACGCGAAGAGGTCAGCGGTGCAAGGTATCTCGAGGGCGTGGCGCCGGGCGTACGGGTGCTGACCGTCGATCACGACGGCAACTCCACCGACAGCCCAGAGGAAGCACAGGCGATCGTCGCCGAGATCACCGCGCTACTGGGGACCCCGTGGACCGATGAGCACGGCACGGTCGCGCTGGCCGCACACCACGTACTCGGCGTCACCCCCTACAACGCGCAGGTGGTGACGTTGCGCCGCGCGCTGGACGCGGCAGGCCTGACCGAGGTCGAAGTGGGCACCGTCGACAAATTCCAGGGGCGGCAAGCGCCGGTCGTCTTCGTCTCCATGGCGACCTCCTCGGCCGAGGAGGCCCCTCGCGGAGTGTCGTTCCTGTTCAACAGGAATCGACTCAACGTGGCAGTCAGCAGGGCCAAGTACACCGCATTCCTCGTGCGATCGGCACATCTGACCGACTACCTGCCCGTCACCCCCGACCGGCTGATCGAACTCGGTGCGTTCCTGGCGCTCACCAGCTGA
- a CDS encoding multidrug effflux MFS transporter yields MATSVSVEAIQAPSRIRIITVLGLLIALGPLTIDMYLPALPRIAGDLSVSSSVVQLTLTGTLAGLALGQLVVGSLSDSLGRRRPLMAGIVLHMVASLICLFAPNIVVLGLGRGLQGVGAAAASVVAIAVVGDLYTGTAAATVMSRLMLVLGVAPVIAPSLGAVVLLKASWHWVFAALVVLAGALLLMAALALPETLPVSHRRPLHVRNILATYGELLRDVRFVILVLVAALGMAGLFGYIAAAPFVLQGRYGLDQQTFALVFAAGAVALIGATQANVLLLKRFTPQTITVSALTVSAVTAAVFVALALGHVGGLWGFLVPIWLILAAMGLVIPNAPAVALSRHSDAAGTAAALLGAAQFGLGAAVAPLVGVLGNNEFALALVMVVGSSVALFALLAVGSATAESEDVPAGEPVADAA; encoded by the coding sequence GTGGCAACATCCGTGAGCGTGGAAGCGATCCAAGCCCCCAGCCGCATCCGGATCATCACGGTGCTGGGGCTGCTGATCGCGCTCGGCCCGCTCACCATCGATATGTACCTGCCTGCCCTGCCGCGCATCGCCGGAGACTTGTCGGTGTCCTCCTCGGTGGTGCAGCTGACCCTGACCGGGACCCTGGCCGGGCTGGCCCTGGGCCAGCTGGTGGTCGGATCGTTGTCGGATTCGCTGGGCCGGCGCCGGCCGCTGATGGCCGGGATCGTGCTGCACATGGTCGCGTCCCTGATATGCCTGTTCGCGCCGAATATCGTCGTGCTGGGGCTCGGCCGCGGGCTGCAGGGCGTCGGAGCGGCAGCCGCATCGGTCGTCGCGATCGCCGTGGTCGGTGATCTGTACACGGGTACCGCCGCGGCCACGGTGATGTCGCGGCTGATGCTCGTGCTCGGTGTGGCGCCGGTGATCGCGCCGTCCCTGGGGGCTGTCGTGCTACTCAAGGCCTCCTGGCACTGGGTGTTCGCCGCACTGGTGGTGCTGGCCGGCGCCCTTCTGCTGATGGCCGCGCTGGCACTGCCCGAGACCCTGCCGGTATCACATCGGCGTCCGCTGCACGTGCGCAATATCCTCGCGACCTACGGTGAGCTGCTGCGTGACGTGCGGTTCGTCATCCTGGTTCTGGTCGCCGCCCTCGGCATGGCCGGACTGTTCGGCTATATCGCCGCGGCGCCGTTCGTGCTGCAGGGGCGCTACGGGCTGGACCAGCAGACCTTCGCGCTGGTGTTCGCCGCCGGGGCGGTCGCACTAATCGGCGCGACTCAGGCCAACGTGCTGCTGCTCAAGCGGTTCACGCCGCAGACCATCACGGTGTCGGCCCTGACCGTGTCGGCGGTCACCGCAGCGGTGTTCGTCGCGCTGGCGCTCGGCCACGTCGGGGGACTGTGGGGCTTCCTGGTACCGATCTGGCTGATCCTTGCCGCCATGGGTCTGGTCATCCCGAACGCGCCCGCGGTGGCACTGTCCAGACATTCCGACGCGGCGGGGACGGCGGCCGCGCTGTTGGGTGCGGCCCAGTTCGGACTGGGGGCTGCCGTGGCGCCACTGGTCGGGGTGCTCGGCAACAACGAGTTCGCGCTCGCACTGGTGATGGTCGTCGGTTCGAGTGTCGCACTCTTCGCGCTGCTGGCGGTCGGGTCCGCCACCGCGGAGTCCGAGGATGTGCCGGCCGGCGAGCCTGTCGCCGACGCGGCGTAA
- a CDS encoding helix-turn-helix domain-containing protein, protein MSVAVYSAEQVADILGLHVRTVRGYIRDGRLPAARVGKQYRIAEQDLRAFAGVIGDKPTRSPDAHVSTVVHINDVDRLTMDRITTHLTAAAVGNSSHSTGQLSVHSTYDESACRLTVFVVGDLESTSVALGLIGALTRQAEM, encoded by the coding sequence ATGAGTGTTGCCGTGTACTCGGCCGAACAGGTGGCCGACATTCTCGGGCTGCACGTGCGGACCGTGCGTGGGTATATCCGAGACGGCCGCCTGCCGGCCGCGCGGGTCGGCAAGCAGTACCGGATCGCCGAGCAGGATTTGCGGGCCTTCGCCGGCGTGATAGGCGATAAACCGACCAGGAGCCCGGATGCGCACGTATCAACCGTCGTGCACATCAATGATGTCGACCGCCTCACGATGGATCGGATCACGACCCACCTGACCGCTGCAGCGGTCGGCAACTCAAGCCACTCCACAGGGCAGCTCAGCGTCCACTCTACGTATGACGAATCTGCTTGCCGTCTCACCGTCTTCGTCGTCGGCGATCTGGAATCGACCTCAGTTGCCCTTGGCTTGATAGGCGCGTTGACACGTCAGGCCGAGATGTGA
- a CDS encoding HNH endonuclease signature motif containing protein, giving the protein MSSTATSLAAGQRLEVLFDEIAELCGQRNAIDGRLVQIVAELEREELCGLTGVRSLSALVAWKTGVAPRNAETVVAVARRLQEFPRCAEALREGRLSLDQVGVIAERAAEGSDAHYAELASVATVSQLRTAITMAPRPDPEPPPESGPEVTKTSTGDRYTTYRIRLPRLEAATFDAAVQSHHDALIAEHPADTEDSTPFPTRVDAFMSLVEAGWDTDVARRPHGQHTTVVVHLDLDKPAAALHLGPLLSEDERQYLLCDTTCEVWFARHGQPIGAGRTTRTINRRLRRALEHRDRCCVVPGCAATRGLHAHHLQHWEDGGPTELSNLVLLCPFHHRLHHRGGLTLTGPAERLVVTDSDGRKLHGGTLARPPTTPAPVVPPYPGPTGERAQWWWYQPFEPPPGVN; this is encoded by the coding sequence ATGTCCAGTACCGCAACATCTTTGGCCGCCGGACAGCGGCTGGAGGTGTTGTTCGACGAGATCGCCGAGTTGTGCGGGCAGCGCAACGCGATCGACGGGCGCCTGGTGCAGATCGTGGCCGAGTTGGAGCGCGAGGAGCTATGTGGCCTGACCGGTGTCCGTTCCCTGTCGGCGTTGGTGGCGTGGAAAACCGGGGTCGCCCCGCGTAACGCCGAGACCGTCGTCGCGGTGGCACGACGGTTGCAGGAGTTCCCGCGCTGCGCCGAAGCCCTGCGTGAGGGGCGGTTGTCGCTGGATCAGGTCGGGGTGATCGCCGAACGTGCCGCCGAGGGCTCCGATGCGCATTACGCCGAACTGGCGTCGGTGGCCACGGTCAGCCAGCTGCGCACCGCAATCACGATGGCACCGCGACCCGATCCCGAGCCACCGCCCGAATCAGGACCGGAGGTCACGAAAACCTCCACCGGGGACCGGTACACCACCTACCGGATCCGGCTACCCCGTCTGGAGGCCGCGACATTCGATGCGGCCGTGCAGTCCCACCACGACGCGTTGATCGCCGAACACCCCGCCGACACCGAAGACAGCACTCCGTTCCCGACTCGGGTGGATGCGTTCATGAGCCTGGTCGAGGCCGGCTGGGACACCGACGTGGCCCGGCGCCCACACGGCCAGCACACCACCGTGGTCGTGCACCTCGACCTCGACAAGCCCGCCGCCGCACTACACCTGGGTCCGCTGCTGTCCGAGGATGAACGCCAGTACCTGCTCTGCGACACCACCTGCGAAGTGTGGTTCGCACGCCACGGCCAACCGATCGGCGCCGGCCGGACCACCCGCACCATCAACCGCCGCCTGCGCCGCGCACTCGAGCACCGCGACCGCTGCTGTGTGGTGCCTGGCTGCGCCGCCACCCGCGGACTGCACGCCCACCACCTCCAGCATTGGGAAGACGGCGGCCCCACCGAACTGTCCAACCTGGTCCTGCTCTGCCCGTTCCACCACCGGCTGCATCACCGCGGCGGCCTCACCCTCACCGGCCCAGCCGAGCGGCTGGTCGTCACCGACAGCGACGGCCGAAAACTCCACGGCGGAACCTTGGCCCGCCCACCCACCACACCGGCACCCGTGGTCCCGCCCTACCCCGGACCGACCGGCGAACGCGCCCAATGGTGGTGGTACCAACCCTTCGAACCACCACCAGGGGTCAACTAG
- a CDS encoding MFS transporter, whose product MPEILTEQRVRPANPWHALWAMLVGFFMILVDSTIVAVANKRVMEALSTDYDGVIWVTSAYLLAYAVPLLVAGRLGDRFGPKNLYLLGLGVFTLASLWCGLSGSIEMLIAARVVQGVGAALLTPQTLSTITRIFPPDRRGVAMSVWGATAGVATLVGPLAGGVLVDGLGWQWIFFVNVPIGVLGLALAVWLVPVLPTKKHSFDVLGVALSGIAMFLIVFGLQEGQSHHWAPWIWATIVAGTGFMAAFVYWQAVNPREPLIPLTIFRDRDFTLSNVGIAVIGFTVTAMILPVMFYAPAVCGLSYTRSALLTAPMAIATGVLAPVVGRIVDRAHPAPIIGFGFAAMAIGLTWLSIELTPSTPIWRLLLPLTVMGAGMAFIWSPLAATATRNLPPHLAGAGSGVYNTTRQVGSVLGSAGMAAFMTSRIGAEMPAGGAAPAGAEGQATVLPDFLREPFSAALSQSLLLPAFVALFGVVAALFLRGSVGAPRLVTGLPAPRLPAPPPQHSVDEHWHDEDDYIEYTVDWAEPAVRSTGADAPTDLLPVVDGMADESMTEPLYAHVEHPLPAPADTWQHAEPEPEPEPETDRAWRSILDDLLADRPVDQIAHPHNGFHADQGGWLQPLPPSDDEADAPSEGRHSRPSRGRHSRDE is encoded by the coding sequence ATGCCCGAAATCCTGACTGAGCAACGCGTGCGCCCGGCCAACCCCTGGCACGCCCTGTGGGCGATGTTGGTCGGGTTCTTCATGATCCTCGTCGACTCGACGATCGTCGCCGTGGCCAACAAACGCGTCATGGAGGCGCTGTCGACCGACTACGACGGTGTCATCTGGGTGACCAGCGCCTATCTGCTGGCCTACGCCGTACCGCTGTTGGTGGCCGGCCGGCTCGGTGACCGGTTCGGCCCCAAGAACCTTTACCTGCTGGGGCTGGGGGTCTTCACCCTGGCTTCGCTGTGGTGCGGCCTGTCCGGGTCGATCGAGATGCTGATCGCCGCGCGGGTGGTGCAGGGTGTCGGGGCGGCATTGCTGACGCCGCAGACCCTGTCGACGATCACCCGCATCTTCCCGCCGGACCGCCGCGGTGTGGCGATGAGTGTGTGGGGTGCCACCGCCGGGGTGGCCACCCTGGTCGGGCCGCTGGCCGGGGGCGTCCTGGTCGACGGGCTGGGCTGGCAGTGGATCTTCTTCGTCAACGTGCCGATCGGTGTGCTCGGCTTGGCGCTGGCGGTATGGCTGGTTCCGGTATTACCCACCAAGAAGCACAGTTTCGACGTGCTGGGCGTCGCGCTGTCCGGTATCGCGATGTTCCTCATCGTGTTCGGACTGCAAGAGGGGCAGTCGCACCACTGGGCGCCGTGGATCTGGGCCACCATCGTCGCGGGCACGGGGTTCATGGCCGCATTCGTCTACTGGCAGGCCGTCAACCCGCGCGAGCCGCTGATCCCGCTGACGATCTTCCGGGACCGCGACTTCACCCTGTCGAATGTCGGCATCGCCGTGATCGGCTTCACGGTGACCGCGATGATCCTGCCGGTCATGTTCTATGCGCCCGCGGTGTGCGGGTTGTCCTACACCCGGTCGGCATTGCTCACCGCACCGATGGCCATCGCGACGGGTGTGCTGGCACCGGTCGTGGGGCGCATCGTCGACCGGGCGCATCCCGCGCCGATCATCGGGTTCGGTTTCGCGGCCATGGCGATCGGGCTGACCTGGTTGTCGATCGAGTTGACGCCCAGCACACCCATCTGGCGGTTGCTGCTCCCGCTGACGGTGATGGGAGCGGGGATGGCATTCATCTGGTCACCGCTGGCGGCCACCGCGACCCGCAACCTGCCGCCCCACCTCGCCGGCGCCGGGTCGGGCGTCTACAACACCACCCGTCAGGTCGGCTCGGTGCTCGGCAGTGCCGGGATGGCGGCGTTCATGACCTCGCGGATCGGGGCCGAGATGCCGGCAGGCGGCGCCGCACCCGCCGGTGCCGAGGGGCAGGCCACCGTGCTGCCGGACTTCCTGCGTGAGCCGTTCTCGGCGGCGCTGTCCCAGTCGCTGTTGCTGCCCGCATTCGTGGCGTTGTTCGGGGTGGTCGCCGCGCTGTTCCTGCGCGGCAGCGTCGGCGCGCCACGGTTGGTCACCGGTCTGCCCGCGCCGCGACTCCCGGCCCCGCCGCCCCAGCATTCCGTGGACGAGCACTGGCACGACGAGGACGACTACATCGAGTACACGGTGGACTGGGCTGAGCCGGCCGTCCGCAGCACCGGCGCCGACGCGCCGACTGACCTGCTCCCCGTCGTCGACGGTATGGCGGATGAGTCGATGACCGAGCCGCTGTATGCCCATGTCGAACACCCGCTGCCCGCGCCCGCCGACACCTGGCAGCACGCCGAACCGGAACCGGAACCAGAACCGGAAACCGATCGCGCGTGGCGCAGCATCCTCGACGATCTGCTCGCGGACCGTCCGGTGGACCAGATCGCGCACCCGCACAACGGTTTCCACGCTGATCAGGGCGGCTGGCTCCAGCCCTTACCGCCGTCCGACGATGAGGCCGATGCGCCATCGGAGGGCAGGCATTCGCGCCCCAGTCGAGGCAGGCACTCCCGCGACGAGTGA